Proteins encoded within one genomic window of Candidatus Berkiella cookevillensis:
- the apbC gene encoding iron-sulfur cluster carrier protein ApbC yields the protein MNDTYALTEQAVRSELAACIDPVLNLNFADPKLLRALQLTGNELEIKLGIPYLSQDNYYQLKQSIIERLSRHWPDLFIRLDVNPLIRRHKVQSALQPRPNIKNIIAVASGKGGVGKSTVALNLALSLSTLGAKVALLDADIYGPSQPRMLGKLHTKAGADDKKFVPVESFGLQTISMGYLVDEQTPMIWRGPMVSQALQQLLNDTHWQACDYLILDLPPGTGDIQLTMAQKVPLSAAVIVTTPQDIALADVYKAYRMFEKLSIPVLGVVENMSTHVCENCGHMEAIFGQGGGQQLASEFDLPLLAQLPLSRSIREKSDKGEKLIDAKMLSKEAKLFLNCAEQVSMQLATRALDYSTPTQKIVVES from the coding sequence ATGAATGATACATATGCATTAACTGAACAAGCAGTGCGGTCAGAGCTGGCAGCATGCATCGATCCTGTTTTGAACTTAAATTTTGCCGATCCTAAGTTACTTAGGGCACTTCAGTTGACAGGAAATGAGCTAGAGATAAAACTTGGTATACCTTACTTGTCTCAGGATAATTATTATCAATTAAAACAGTCTATTATAGAGCGTTTGAGCAGGCACTGGCCAGACTTGTTTATTCGTTTGGACGTAAATCCATTGATAAGACGCCATAAAGTGCAATCTGCTTTGCAGCCAAGACCTAATATCAAAAATATTATTGCCGTCGCTTCTGGAAAGGGCGGAGTAGGTAAATCAACGGTTGCGCTCAATCTTGCTTTGTCGCTCAGTACCTTAGGCGCAAAAGTTGCGCTGTTGGATGCAGATATCTATGGGCCAAGTCAGCCAAGAATGCTAGGTAAATTACATACAAAGGCGGGAGCCGATGACAAAAAATTTGTACCCGTAGAAAGCTTTGGCTTACAAACGATTTCGATGGGCTACTTAGTCGATGAGCAGACCCCCATGATTTGGCGAGGCCCCATGGTTAGCCAAGCACTACAACAACTGCTCAATGATACCCACTGGCAAGCCTGTGATTATTTGATTCTTGATTTGCCGCCGGGAACCGGAGATATACAACTTACTATGGCACAAAAGGTTCCTTTGAGTGCAGCCGTCATTGTCACAACGCCACAGGACATTGCTTTAGCAGATGTGTATAAAGCCTATAGAATGTTTGAAAAGTTATCTATCCCTGTATTAGGCGTCGTAGAAAACATGAGCACGCATGTGTGTGAAAATTGTGGCCATATGGAAGCCATTTTTGGTCAAGGAGGGGGGCAGCAACTTGCAAGCGAATTTGATTTGCCATTGCTTGCGCAATTACCACTCTCAAGATCTATTCGTGAAAAGAGCGATAAGGGTGAAAAACTTATTGATGCGAAAATGCTGAGCAAAGAAGCAAAATTATTTTTAAACTGTGCGGAGCAAGTGAGTATGCAACTTGCAACACGTGCACTGGATTATTCTACCCCGACTCAAAAAATTGTAGTTGAGTCATAA
- the metG gene encoding methionine--tRNA ligase yields MSKELSQKREILVTSALPYANGDLHLGHLVEYLQSDIWVRYHRLRGTTCYHICGSDAHGTPIMLQAEKRGISPEALVNEVHQSQKEDFLKFGVAFDNFYTTHSPENKKRSAQIYESLKANGDIESKTINQLFDASKNMFLPDRYVKGTCPKCKAADQYGDSCEVCGEHYDPTELIDPVSVLSNTPPQLKESEHYFFKLDSYTEKLKAWTHNGHLQPQITRKLNEWFDAGLRGWDISRDGPYFGFNIPNTENKFFYVWLDAPIGYMASFENYCQQNTSIRFEDYWHKDSTKELYHFIGKDIVYFHALFWPAMLMGSQYRTPTAIFAHGFLTINGKKMSKSRGTFVTAKHYLNYLSPEYLRYYFAAKLSDGIDDLDLNLDDFVKRVNADLVGKYVNIASRCAVFINRHFDNTLSDSIDETIYQKCIESSEEIGQAWENRQYNQAIRLIMKVADIANQYVDEHKPWELIKKGQSEQVQKICTLALNLFRILTIYLKPALPSIAKEVEAFLNIKELRWDDLEKPLLSQKIVAFKPLMNRVDPKQVEKMIEENTPTQNTAPATADTKPSAAPEKAKQYISIDDFAKVDLRIAKIIQAENVEGADKLVKLILDIGDEQRQVFAGIKSAYPPESLVGKLTVMVANLEPRKMRFGLSEGMVLAAGPGGKDLWILHPDQGAEPGMKVK; encoded by the coding sequence ATGTCGAAAGAATTGTCGCAAAAACGCGAAATATTAGTCACCAGCGCACTCCCCTATGCAAACGGGGATCTACATTTAGGACATTTAGTCGAGTATCTTCAAAGCGACATTTGGGTTCGCTATCACCGCCTTCGTGGTACTACTTGCTATCATATTTGTGGTAGCGATGCGCATGGTACCCCCATTATGCTGCAAGCTGAAAAACGCGGCATTTCTCCCGAAGCACTGGTGAATGAAGTGCATCAATCTCAGAAAGAAGATTTTCTGAAATTTGGTGTCGCATTTGACAATTTTTATACAACACATTCCCCTGAAAATAAAAAACGCTCTGCTCAAATATATGAATCCCTCAAAGCAAACGGGGATATTGAAAGCAAAACCATTAATCAACTATTTGACGCAAGCAAAAATATGTTTTTGCCTGATCGCTACGTCAAAGGCACCTGTCCTAAATGCAAAGCAGCCGATCAATATGGCGATAGCTGTGAAGTATGTGGTGAGCATTATGATCCTACTGAGCTCATAGATCCTGTCTCTGTACTCTCTAATACACCACCTCAATTAAAAGAATCAGAACATTATTTCTTCAAGCTCGATTCCTATACAGAGAAGCTTAAAGCATGGACACACAATGGCCATTTACAACCACAAATTACACGAAAACTAAATGAATGGTTCGATGCCGGCTTAAGAGGATGGGATATCTCCAGAGATGGCCCTTATTTTGGTTTCAACATTCCAAACACTGAAAATAAATTTTTCTATGTGTGGTTAGATGCACCGATTGGATATATGGCAAGTTTTGAAAATTATTGCCAACAAAATACCTCTATTCGTTTTGAAGATTATTGGCATAAAGACAGCACAAAAGAGCTATATCATTTTATTGGTAAAGACATTGTTTATTTCCACGCGCTGTTTTGGCCAGCCATGCTCATGGGTAGTCAATATAGAACACCAACCGCTATTTTTGCACATGGCTTTTTAACCATTAATGGCAAAAAAATGTCAAAATCCAGAGGAACCTTTGTCACGGCTAAGCACTACTTAAATTATCTAAGCCCCGAATACCTTCGCTATTACTTTGCAGCAAAATTGAGTGATGGTATCGATGATCTTGATTTAAATTTAGATGATTTTGTGAAGCGCGTGAATGCAGATTTAGTCGGTAAATATGTGAACATTGCCAGCCGTTGCGCTGTCTTCATCAACCGTCATTTTGACAATACATTAAGTGATAGCATTGATGAAACAATCTATCAAAAATGCATTGAATCTTCTGAAGAAATTGGGCAAGCATGGGAAAACCGTCAATATAACCAGGCCATACGTTTAATCATGAAGGTTGCAGATATCGCTAACCAATATGTAGATGAACATAAACCCTGGGAATTGATTAAAAAAGGGCAATCAGAGCAAGTTCAAAAGATCTGTACCCTCGCACTGAACCTCTTTCGTATATTGACCATTTATTTAAAGCCAGCATTACCTTCTATTGCAAAAGAAGTTGAAGCTTTTTTAAACATTAAAGAACTCAGATGGGATGACTTAGAAAAACCTTTGCTCAGTCAGAAGATTGTAGCCTTTAAACCACTCATGAATCGTGTTGATCCTAAACAGGTAGAAAAAATGATCGAAGAAAACACCCCAACTCAAAACACCGCACCTGCAACAGCAGATACAAAACCAAGCGCTGCGCCAGAGAAAGCGAAGCAATATATTTCAATTGATGATTTTGCAAAAGTAGATCTTCGTATTGCAAAAATTATCCAAGCAGAAAATGTTGAAGGTGCAGATAAACTTGTTAAACTCATTCTTGATATTGGTGACGAACAACGCCAAGTATTTGCAGGTATTAAAAGTGCCTACCCACCAGAATCATTGGTTGGCAAATTAACCGTTATGGTTGCAAACCTCGAGCCTCGTAAAATGCGCTTTGGTTTATCAGAAGGCATGGTTTTAGCAGCAGGCCCTGGCGGGAAAGATCTTTGGATATTACACCCTGATCAAGGTGCAGAACCTGGTATGAAAGTAAAGTAA